A region of the bacterium genome:
ACTCGATTTTTAAAAAGAATTCAGGAGATTATCTAATTTAATAAATTGAACTTTTGCGTTTTTTTAGGTGTAAGAAAGGGGAAAAAGAATTTCATGTATAACTAACTATATTTCTTATACTTAGAGAAAAATACTTCTTTTTCCTTTTCCCCCCTTTCCCGTTTCCCCTTATTTACACAAGAGATTGAAATATAAAGTGTTAGCAAAAAACGCAAAAGTTTAGTTAATAAAGAATGGTTGGACAAAAACAACAAATTTTGTATAATTACTAACTGGCTAATACTACTTTTCGGATGATATCCGGAAAAAAGGACAATTCATAACATACCTTCTGCACTAATATCTTCGTCAATCTCTGGCCAATGTACACTATATCCATCTCCAATAATTTCAAAACTTGAGCGTTGATTAGGAGTTGCCTCTGAGAGACGCCATGA
Encoded here:
- a CDS encoding DUF2442 domain-containing protein, which produces MNTVDNLIDPRIKDIRVTGEEIIAYLVDGRTISVPLAWSWRLSEATPNQRSSFEIIGDGYSVHWPEIDEDISAEGML